The bacterium sequence GGGCGGTGGCGGCCGCGCTGGCCGCCGCCTACCGCGCCGGCTGGTTGCTCGAGCTCTTCACGGCCGCGTCCGCGGCGCTCGCGGCGCTGGTCGGGGCCGCGGTCTGGCGCTACCAGACCGAGGGGAAGCAGCGCCGCTTCATCGCCGGCGCCTTCTCGCGTTACGTCTCGCCCAAGGTCGTGGCGCAGATCCTCGAGCACCCGGAGAGCCTCGCCCTCGGCGGCGAGCGCCGCGACGTGACGCTCTTCTTCTCGGACCTCCAGGGGTTCACGTCGATCTCGGAAACGATGGGGCCTGCCGAGCTCGTCGGCTTCCTCAACGAGTACACGACGCTCATGGCGGACGTCATCACGGGGCCGGGCCTCGATGGCACGATCGACAAGTACATCGGCGATTCCGTGATGGCGTTCTGGGGCGCGCCGCTGCCCCAGCCGGACCACGCGCGCCGGGCGGTGCTGGCGGCGCTCGCCTGCCAGGAGCGGCTGCGGCCGTTCTGCGACGCGCTCGTCGCGCGGGGCGGGCCGCGGCTGGTGACCCGCATCGGGCTGAACAGCGGCGTCTGCGTCGTCGGCAACATGGGCTCGCGGGACCGCTTCGACTACACGGCGATCGGCGACACCGTGAACCAGGCCTCGCGGCTGGAGGGGACGAACAAGGTCTACGGCACGCTGATCATCGCGTCGGACGCTACGTGGGATGCCGCCGCGGGGGTGGCGTTCGGCCGCATGCTCGACCGCGTCCGCGTCAAGGGGAAGGCGGAGCCGGTGGCGATCCACGAGGCGATGGCGGTCGCGGGCGCGGAGACGCCGGCCCAGCGCTCGCTCGCCGCCGCCTACGGCGAGGCCTTCGCGGCCTACCAGCGGCGCGAGTGGGCGCGGGCGATCGCGCTCGCGGAGGCGATCCTCGCCGAGCGCGACGACGGGCCGACGCGGGTGCTGCGCGAGCGCTCCCGCGCCTTCCTGGCCTCGCCCCCGCCGCCGGACTGGGACGGCGTGTGGACGCTCACCAGCAAGTGATGTCCGTCACCGACCGCGCCTGTGGCGCTGCCGGCGCATCGGGGCTACAATTGAGAAAATGAAGACAACCGTGAGGCGGACGGCCATCGCATCTGCGGCAGTTCTCGGCGCCGTCGTTGCCCTGCTCGGCTGCGCCGCCGCCCCCGAGCCGCGGCACGGCCCTGCAGTCGGCGTGCGCGAGGAGAGCATCGACGCGCGCTACGACTACGAGTGCGACACGGTCTCCGGCACGACCGTCTGCGTCATGACCGGCAAC is a genomic window containing:
- a CDS encoding adenylate/guanylate cyclase domain-containing protein, whose protein sequence is AVAAALAAAYRAGWLLELFTAASAALAALVGAAVWRYQTEGKQRRFIAGAFSRYVSPKVVAQILEHPESLALGGERRDVTLFFSDLQGFTSISETMGPAELVGFLNEYTTLMADVITGPGLDGTIDKYIGDSVMAFWGAPLPQPDHARRAVLAALACQERLRPFCDALVARGGPRLVTRIGLNSGVCVVGNMGSRDRFDYTAIGDTVNQASRLEGTNKVYGTLIIASDATWDAAAGVAFGRMLDRVRVKGKAEPVAIHEAMAVAGAETPAQRSLAAAYGEAFAAYQRREWARAIALAEAILAERDDGPTRVLRERSRAFLASPPPPDWDGVWTLTSK